A single genomic interval of Aureliella helgolandensis harbors:
- a CDS encoding 6-pyruvoyl trahydropterin synthase family protein encodes MGLTIMRRIRFCAGHRLFGHGGKCEHFHGHNYVADFFVTGDEVDSVGRVIDFSDLKARTKGWIDEHWDHSFLVDQRDENAIQALEQVTPCRLFKMPYNPTAENMARYLLEEMCPKVLDGTGARATSVRIWETDEAFAEASL; translated from the coding sequence ATGGGATTGACGATCATGCGCCGCATTCGCTTTTGCGCTGGCCACCGACTGTTCGGTCACGGCGGCAAATGCGAACATTTTCATGGGCACAACTACGTAGCCGATTTCTTTGTGACCGGCGACGAAGTCGACTCAGTCGGGCGGGTAATCGATTTTTCAGACTTGAAGGCCCGCACCAAAGGCTGGATCGATGAACACTGGGACCACAGTTTTCTCGTTGACCAGAGAGATGAGAATGCGATTCAAGCTCTCGAGCAAGTAACGCCCTGCCGCTTGTTCAAAATGCCTTACAATCCAACCGCAGAAAATATGGCTCGCTACCTGCTCGAGGAAATGTGCCCCAAAGTGCTGGACGGTACGGGGGCTCGTGCAACGTCCGTTCGCATCTGGGAAACCGACGAAGCCTTTGCCGAGGCAAGCCTATAG
- a CDS encoding M20/M25/M40 family metallo-hydrolase, with amino-acid sequence MRPLNEKRAIDLVTKLMAVEGKSCEESQIASVVQQVLRDAGIPESAMSFDTAHKRTPLPGEVGNLIVKLPGNRKLPRVMLSAHLDTVPICVGCRPKRDGQVIRSALATTGLGADDRAGVAAVLVAVLETLERNEEHPPLTLCFFVQEEIGLQGSRNMTVSKLGNPAMAFNFDGGNPYKMTIGATGGERMRIKLQGLPAHAGLAPEQGASAINAASLAISSLVRAGWLGAVKKKGRSGTSNIGTVQGGVATNVVAEHVEVTAEARSHNSAFRTEIADAICSAFESAAAAVVSSNGQAVAAQIERRVDYDSFLLDADAPPVQIAKTAIESLDAEPQTAISNGGVDANWLVKHGVPTVTMGCGQRNVHTNQETLDIPDFLAACRIAMNVINHAS; translated from the coding sequence ATGAGGCCATTGAATGAGAAGCGGGCGATTGATTTGGTCACGAAGTTGATGGCGGTAGAGGGCAAGAGCTGTGAGGAGTCCCAGATCGCGTCGGTGGTACAGCAGGTGTTGCGGGATGCAGGCATTCCCGAATCGGCCATGAGTTTCGACACGGCCCACAAACGCACTCCCCTGCCGGGAGAAGTTGGGAATTTGATCGTCAAACTGCCTGGGAACAGGAAGCTTCCGCGGGTCATGCTGTCGGCGCATCTCGATACCGTGCCGATTTGCGTGGGCTGTCGTCCCAAGCGGGACGGACAAGTAATTCGCTCAGCGCTAGCTACCACGGGGTTAGGCGCGGATGATCGGGCTGGAGTTGCCGCCGTGCTGGTGGCCGTCTTAGAGACGTTGGAACGGAACGAGGAACATCCCCCGCTGACGCTTTGCTTCTTTGTGCAAGAAGAGATTGGATTGCAGGGAAGTCGCAATATGACGGTCTCGAAGCTCGGCAATCCTGCAATGGCATTTAACTTCGATGGTGGCAATCCCTATAAGATGACGATCGGTGCAACTGGCGGAGAGCGGATGCGGATTAAGTTGCAAGGCTTGCCGGCCCATGCTGGTCTGGCGCCCGAGCAGGGGGCCAGCGCGATCAATGCAGCCTCCCTGGCGATCTCAAGCCTAGTCCGGGCGGGTTGGCTCGGCGCAGTCAAGAAGAAGGGAAGAAGCGGAACGAGCAATATCGGGACGGTTCAGGGGGGAGTGGCCACCAACGTGGTGGCCGAGCACGTTGAAGTCACTGCAGAGGCACGCAGTCACAACAGTGCGTTTAGGACCGAGATAGCCGATGCCATTTGTAGTGCTTTTGAATCTGCAGCAGCGGCAGTGGTCAGTAGCAACGGCCAGGCCGTTGCGGCGCAGATCGAGAGACGCGTTGACTATGATTCTTTTCTGCTCGACGCAGATGCACCTCCTGTACAGATCGCCAAGACGGCCATTGAATCGTTGGATGCAGAGCCACAGACGGCGATTTCCAATGGTGGCGTCGATGCGAATTGGCTCGTCAAGCATGGTGTGCCAACCGTGACGATGGGATGCGGGCAACGCAACGTGCACACCAATCAAGAGACGTTGGATATTCCTGACTTCCTAGCCGCGTGTCGCATCGCGATGAATGTGATCAATCATGCAAGTTGA
- a CDS encoding (2Fe-2S)-binding protein, which produces MQVDDELCLCFHVSWRKVMNYARIHRVRVASQLSECQSAGTGCGWCRSAMRRLVDRMGDSPPSPDDLQRWLEEEYPQSNQYAEGRKQHIASGKGRPPSSP; this is translated from the coding sequence ATGCAAGTTGATGATGAATTGTGTTTGTGTTTCCACGTGAGTTGGCGGAAGGTCATGAACTACGCGCGAATTCATCGCGTTCGTGTTGCTAGCCAGCTGTCGGAATGCCAGAGCGCGGGGACGGGGTGTGGTTGGTGCCGATCGGCCATGCGACGGCTGGTTGACCGGATGGGAGACTCGCCACCGTCGCCGGACGATTTACAGCGTTGGTTGGAAGAGGAGTATCCGCAATCGAACCAATACGCTGAGGGGCGGAAGCAGCACATTGCATCAGGGAAGGGCCGTCCACCGAGCAGCCCCTAA
- a CDS encoding Ig-like domain-containing protein yields MKPKQSMGIAVNRFFEILSVVLGSAGVSLLCVFWWGPGSPPSVEQVLALNTKTLDFGLLSIQQPGAQTLEITNRSGEPMDFRIEFDCNCTTATPPTGQIAAGQIQTVDVTFLPVATNQGNAISSASHECIVNFRTSQLVASQAVELVASLYTPVLWDSARAKLRSEALLDAPFQIDLTLASDVERIEVISSPEFLEIDEVSAPHPTFHAVSLRGTTRSGTEVGTKEGKIVLRAFPVHSVDHDAADLSVFTQTIHLSLTHTTTRPFRLSRSMLESEPGIPSRLAAIPSPHMQSAQIQSATCSDDSWELSIGDSGELVATPQVMLDDEQSDPAVYCKLKVLCVHLDSHSEIFECHITLYRKEEVTPTPRESETLN; encoded by the coding sequence ATGAAGCCCAAGCAGAGTATGGGGATTGCGGTGAATCGATTCTTTGAGATTTTATCGGTTGTCTTGGGATCAGCGGGTGTCAGCTTGCTTTGCGTTTTCTGGTGGGGTCCCGGAAGTCCGCCAAGCGTTGAACAAGTACTTGCACTCAACACCAAGACCTTAGACTTTGGTCTCCTCAGCATTCAGCAGCCAGGGGCGCAGACTCTAGAAATCACGAATCGATCGGGCGAGCCGATGGATTTTCGTATCGAGTTCGATTGCAATTGCACCACGGCCACTCCACCCACGGGACAGATCGCGGCAGGGCAAATCCAAACCGTTGACGTCACTTTCCTACCTGTGGCCACCAACCAAGGAAACGCGATTTCCTCCGCGAGCCATGAATGCATCGTGAACTTTAGGACTTCTCAATTGGTTGCATCCCAGGCGGTAGAATTGGTTGCCTCGCTATACACTCCAGTTCTGTGGGATTCGGCCCGAGCGAAGCTTCGAAGCGAAGCACTGCTGGATGCGCCGTTTCAAATCGACCTCACGCTAGCCAGCGATGTTGAGCGGATTGAAGTCATTTCGTCTCCCGAATTCCTTGAGATTGACGAAGTCTCAGCACCTCATCCAACCTTCCATGCCGTGTCGCTCCGCGGAACAACGCGTTCCGGTACGGAAGTGGGAACGAAGGAAGGGAAAATAGTCCTGCGGGCCTTTCCCGTGCATAGCGTCGACCATGACGCTGCAGATCTAAGTGTTTTCACTCAAACAATTCACCTCTCGCTAACGCACACGACCACTCGCCCCTTCCGATTGAGTCGATCGATGCTCGAATCCGAACCAGGAATTCCAAGCAGACTAGCTGCAATCCCAAGTCCTCACATGCAGTCTGCCCAGATTCAATCCGCCACCTGCAGCGACGATAGTTGGGAGCTGTCAATTGGGGACAGCGGGGAACTGGTGGCAACTCCCCAAGTGATGTTGGACGACGAGCAATCCGATCCCGCTGTGTACTGCAAGTTGAAAGTGCTATGCGTTCATCTTGACTCTCATTCCGAAATATTTGAATGCCACATCACACTATATCGAAAGGAGGAAGTTACGCCGACCCCCCGTGAATCTGAAACATTGAATTGA
- a CDS encoding DUF1559 family PulG-like putative transporter translates to MSIRSTASCQRGPRQHKSFTLLRKLTAMHMPAKRTGFTIVELLTVIGIISILIGLLLPAIQSARESARKMDCMNRLRQIGVATHHFESAYRAFPGNGWGYRWRADPNRGIGPQQPGGWIFQIAGFCEMPLPASTAIDPIASLHTRTELTRLPFPLMRCPSRPGSELSLASVASTPYNATFVALVAKTDYAANEGSYITDTDGGPRSLAEGDRRSYHWTNTDAANGVIYLRSRVRTASITGGLSQTYLAGEKHVSSANYFDSQDPGHDQSLFSGVDLDLNRWTSEPPQRDSRDQHTRAFGSAHPSGCNMLLCDGAVATVDYSIAPAVHREQGTRQ, encoded by the coding sequence ATGAGCATTCGCTCGACAGCCAGTTGCCAGCGCGGACCACGCCAGCACAAGAGCTTTACCCTTCTTCGAAAGTTGACAGCCATGCACATGCCAGCCAAGCGCACGGGGTTTACGATCGTTGAACTGTTGACGGTCATCGGCATTATCTCCATCTTGATAGGCTTGCTGTTGCCTGCGATCCAATCCGCTCGTGAATCAGCTCGGAAGATGGATTGCATGAACCGCTTACGACAGATTGGCGTGGCAACTCACCATTTTGAATCTGCCTACCGAGCCTTTCCGGGGAATGGCTGGGGGTATCGCTGGCGGGCAGATCCCAACCGGGGGATTGGCCCCCAACAGCCTGGTGGCTGGATCTTTCAAATCGCTGGCTTCTGTGAAATGCCCCTTCCAGCGTCGACTGCCATAGATCCCATCGCCAGCTTGCACACCAGGACGGAACTGACTCGCTTGCCCTTCCCGCTCATGCGTTGCCCCAGCCGTCCCGGCAGTGAGCTGAGTTTGGCTAGTGTGGCGTCGACTCCTTACAATGCAACCTTTGTCGCATTGGTCGCCAAAACGGATTACGCAGCCAACGAAGGAAGCTACATCACCGACACCGACGGTGGTCCCAGATCCTTGGCAGAGGGAGATCGACGGAGCTACCACTGGACCAACACCGATGCAGCCAATGGGGTTATTTATTTGAGAAGTCGCGTTCGAACCGCTTCCATCACCGGCGGACTGTCCCAAACCTATTTGGCGGGAGAAAAACATGTTTCTTCGGCCAACTATTTTGATTCCCAAGATCCCGGTCACGATCAAAGCCTATTCTCCGGCGTGGATCTCGATTTAAACCGCTGGACATCCGAACCACCTCAACGCGATTCGCGGGATCAGCACACCCGCGCATTCGGATCGGCCCATCCATCCGGCTGCAACATGCTGCTCTGCGACGGAGCAGTCGCCACCGTCGACTATTCAATCGCCCCGGCGGTCCATCGCGAGCAGGGGACTCGGCAATAA
- a CDS encoding transposase yields the protein MGRPKRVDVAGGFYHMLNRANLKATIFHKPEDYAAFEDVLVEAVGRFALQLMSYCLMPNHWHLVVRPNVDGEMGRFGQWLCLTHTQRYHAHYDIVGLGHLYQGRYKSFPVQSDDHFLTVNRYVERNAYTANLCDSPEAWKWNSLYHWSRKTLLSGKLLSPWPIPRPPNWIARVRSDFSQEEQKQLKWSVARGVPFGDPTWVESMARKFDLESTMRPRGRPKKFTRK from the coding sequence ATGGGTAGGCCGAAGCGAGTCGATGTTGCTGGTGGATTCTATCACATGCTCAATCGGGCAAACCTAAAGGCCACCATTTTTCACAAGCCGGAAGACTACGCCGCTTTCGAGGATGTCCTAGTCGAAGCGGTCGGTCGTTTTGCGCTCCAGTTGATGAGCTACTGCCTCATGCCCAATCATTGGCATTTGGTCGTGAGACCCAACGTCGATGGTGAAATGGGGCGATTCGGGCAATGGCTCTGCTTAACGCACACGCAACGCTACCATGCACACTACGATATTGTCGGGTTGGGCCATCTTTATCAAGGCCGTTATAAGTCGTTCCCGGTGCAGTCAGACGATCATTTTTTAACGGTAAACCGCTATGTCGAACGAAATGCCTACACCGCCAACTTGTGCGACAGTCCTGAAGCTTGGAAATGGAACAGCCTCTATCACTGGAGTCGCAAAACGCTGCTCAGCGGGAAACTACTCAGCCCTTGGCCCATTCCTCGCCCGCCCAATTGGATCGCCCGGGTCCGAAGCGACTTTTCTCAAGAAGAGCAGAAGCAACTCAAGTGGAGCGTGGCGCGGGGCGTGCCCTTCGGCGACCCGACGTGGGTGGAATCGATGGCTCGCAAGTTTGATTTGGAGTCGACCATGCGCCCCCGAGGACGCCCCAAAAAGTTCACCAGAAAATAA
- a CDS encoding prolyl oligopeptidase family serine peptidase, producing the protein MSDTFLAGWAVWGWLWCGGLVWGGQLDLVQRDRVQVVWDTEHSQMTYAVNLLDGVQEYSRVDLTSGEKTLLFEPGQLARALGKNLAREVDVTELKTLRKVKAVGVDGSFEFHWNDARWNCSEAYEVSKLEEIAATPSELLTRRQRSNSGGTDTSLEIQNHLDVPLSCFWISTDGAPLPYGTIEPGGSKSQHTFSGHVWSLRDGSGTEVLRFSAAEFGNVVRVDARLRDEFELLSKQSRGNRRGRNQSRGQQPENAEAPTGFLRDSDFWVEDAGQEWQLTWDSSDVLKYRGPVLHSPSGRWASAIREAVAPRRQVTLIESSPGDGVQPVVHQFDYVKPGDPIDRPEIALFDVVSRQEIAVPNQLFATPWALSQFEWLDDPERLMFVYNQRGHQVMRVLTVAADTGEASVVIEETSPTFIDYSNKTFLQSIEQGRQLLWMSERSGWNHLYRFDSQNGELINAVTQGDWVVRGVERVDQSRQQVWFSASGMNPAQDPYYLHLCRVDFDGQNLTVLTEGDGNHSWEFSPDQRWLIDRFSRVDLPTVTTVRSAEDGALICELERGDATALLESGWSLPEHWVAKGRDGKTDIYGVIVWPDEIAEDRKYPIVEKIYAGPHDSHVPKSFGLMTQEHEIANMGCVVVRIDGMGTSNRGKQFHDVCWKNLADAGFPDRIAWIEQAAQQHSQLNAKRVGIFGGSAGGQNAMRALLNHHDFYSVAVADCGCHDNRMDKIWWNEAWMGWPVGDAYSRSSNVEDAHRLQGKLLLIVGEMDRNVDPSSTLQVAHALIQADKDFELLVLPGAGHGAAETPYGRRRRAEFLRQHLLESD; encoded by the coding sequence GTGTCCGACACCTTTTTGGCAGGATGGGCTGTTTGGGGTTGGTTGTGGTGCGGGGGGCTGGTTTGGGGAGGCCAGTTGGATTTGGTGCAGCGAGATCGGGTCCAAGTCGTATGGGATACCGAGCACTCGCAGATGACCTATGCGGTCAACCTACTCGATGGTGTCCAGGAATATTCCCGTGTCGATCTGACGTCGGGGGAGAAAACGCTGCTCTTTGAGCCTGGGCAATTAGCGAGGGCCTTGGGAAAAAATCTTGCACGGGAAGTGGACGTCACGGAACTCAAAACGCTGCGTAAAGTTAAAGCGGTGGGAGTTGATGGGAGTTTTGAATTTCATTGGAACGATGCGCGGTGGAATTGTTCGGAAGCCTATGAAGTGTCCAAGCTGGAGGAGATTGCTGCCACGCCCAGCGAACTGCTCACCCGCAGGCAACGCTCTAACAGTGGCGGTACTGACACGAGCTTGGAGATTCAGAATCACCTCGATGTTCCGCTATCTTGCTTTTGGATTTCTACCGACGGGGCTCCCCTGCCCTACGGCACGATTGAACCGGGGGGAAGCAAGTCGCAGCATACTTTCTCCGGGCATGTGTGGAGTTTGCGAGATGGTTCCGGGACGGAAGTCTTGCGGTTTTCCGCAGCAGAGTTTGGAAACGTCGTGCGCGTCGATGCTAGATTGCGTGACGAGTTCGAATTGTTGTCGAAGCAATCTAGGGGGAATCGGCGCGGACGCAACCAATCGCGTGGGCAGCAGCCGGAAAACGCTGAAGCGCCAACGGGATTCCTCCGCGACTCCGATTTTTGGGTAGAGGATGCTGGTCAGGAGTGGCAACTGACTTGGGATAGCAGCGATGTATTGAAGTATCGCGGCCCGGTGTTGCACAGCCCCAGTGGACGCTGGGCATCGGCCATTCGCGAGGCGGTAGCACCGCGACGGCAAGTGACCTTGATCGAATCGAGTCCGGGCGATGGAGTGCAGCCCGTCGTGCATCAGTTCGACTATGTGAAACCTGGTGATCCGATTGACCGACCCGAAATCGCCTTGTTCGATGTCGTCTCCCGGCAAGAGATCGCGGTGCCAAACCAGCTGTTCGCCACCCCGTGGGCGCTCTCCCAGTTCGAATGGCTCGACGATCCCGAACGGCTAATGTTTGTTTATAACCAGCGTGGGCATCAGGTGATGCGAGTGTTGACGGTAGCGGCTGATACTGGCGAGGCTTCCGTCGTGATTGAAGAAACGAGTCCCACGTTTATCGATTATTCCAACAAGACATTTTTGCAATCGATCGAGCAGGGCCGCCAACTACTATGGATGAGCGAGCGCAGTGGTTGGAATCATTTATACCGCTTTGATAGTCAAAACGGAGAACTGATCAACGCGGTGACGCAAGGCGATTGGGTTGTCCGTGGGGTGGAACGGGTGGACCAGTCACGGCAGCAAGTTTGGTTTTCGGCGAGTGGGATGAATCCTGCCCAGGATCCCTACTACTTGCACCTCTGCCGAGTAGATTTCGATGGCCAAAATTTGACGGTCTTGACCGAGGGGGATGGTAATCACTCCTGGGAGTTCTCACCGGATCAGCGTTGGCTCATTGACCGTTTTTCGCGAGTGGATTTACCAACGGTGACCACGGTACGCAGTGCCGAGGATGGCGCTTTGATCTGCGAGTTGGAGCGCGGGGATGCGACGGCCTTGCTCGAAAGTGGATGGAGTTTGCCGGAGCATTGGGTGGCCAAAGGACGCGACGGGAAGACCGATATCTACGGCGTAATTGTGTGGCCAGACGAGATTGCGGAGGATCGAAAGTACCCAATTGTGGAGAAGATCTATGCAGGGCCTCACGACTCGCATGTCCCCAAGTCGTTTGGCTTGATGACGCAAGAGCATGAGATTGCCAACATGGGGTGCGTGGTGGTTAGGATCGATGGCATGGGGACCTCCAATCGTGGCAAGCAGTTTCATGATGTGTGTTGGAAGAACTTGGCCGATGCGGGCTTTCCAGATCGTATCGCCTGGATTGAGCAGGCTGCCCAACAACACTCGCAATTGAATGCTAAGCGAGTGGGGATTTTCGGGGGTTCCGCTGGCGGGCAGAATGCCATGCGGGCTTTATTGAACCATCACGATTTCTATAGCGTTGCCGTGGCCGATTGCGGGTGTCACGACAATCGCATGGACAAAATCTGGTGGAATGAAGCTTGGATGGGCTGGCCTGTAGGCGATGCGTATTCTCGCTCGTCCAATGTGGAGGATGCGCATCGATTGCAAGGCAAGTTGCTGCTCATCGTCGGAGAGATGGACCGAAATGTTGACCCCTCTTCAACACTGCAGGTTGCCCATGCACTCATTCAAGCCGATAAAGATTTTGAGCTCTTGGTCCTGCCTGGCGCGGGGCATGGCGCCGCCGAAACTCCCTACGGCCGCCGCCGCCGGGCCGAGTTTCTGAGGCAGCACTTGTTGGAATCCGATTAG